From the genome of Thermomicrobiales bacterium:
TCATCAACATCCTGCTATCCGGGGACAACGCAGTCGTCATCGCGATGGCGTCGCGGCGTCTGCCGCCGCGCGAACGCCGACGCGCGATCCTCGCGGGCGGTGCCGGCGCGATCATCCTGCGCGTGCTCTTCACGATCATCGCCGGACTGCTGCTGCAGATCCCGCTGCTGCAGGCAATTGGCGGGGTGATGCTGGTCTGGATCTCGTGGCGCTTGCTGCGTGACGAAGGCGACGAGCAGGATATCCAGGCGGCGACAACCGTCTGGGGAGCGTTTCAGACGATCGTCATCGCCGATCTGTTGATGAGCCTCGACAACATTCTGGCCATCAGCGGTGCAGCTGAGGGGTCGCTCTCGCTGCTCATCTTCGGGCTGGTGGCCTCGATGCCGATCATCCTGTTCTCATCAACGCTGATTGCCCGGCTGATGAACCGGCTGCCGTGGCTCAGCCTCGTCGGTGCGATCATCCTGACGATCACGGCGGCGCGCATGGTCATTGACGACGCAGTGATCGACGCCCATATCAGTCACACCCACCACGCCATCGTGCTGGTGATTCTGGCAGTGGCGTTTACGCTCGTCGCCGTCGGGCCATCACTCGCCGCGCGCAACTGGACGACACACGCCGAACACGGCAACACGCCTCAACCGGAAGCCTGATCAGACGGCAGGCGCGTGAGCATGTTCCATTTCGAGCAGCGCGGCCTTGATCTCCAGCCCACCACCGTAATCCCGCAATGACCCGTCTGCGCCAATGATGCGGTGGCAGGGCACGTAGATCGACAGCGGGTTCGCACCGTTCGCCGCACCAGTTGCCCGCACCGCCTTCGGCCGCCCGATCTGGTCGGCGATCTGCCCGTAGCTGCGTGTCTGCCCATACGGCACAGCGCGCACCGCCGCCCAGACTGCCTGCTGGAACGGCGTGCCACGCGGATCGAGCGGCGTCGTGAACTCGCGGACATCACCGGACGCATACGCATCCAGCTCGGCGATGGACTGCTCGACGACGGCGTCCGCTCCGGCCACCGGACCATCGACGATCTCGGCATCGCGGCCAACCCAGCGTTGAGCCCAGTTCACCCACCAGTCGGGCTGCTCGCGGCGAAACTCCAGCCGGAGCAGACCGTCGGTTCCAGCCAGCAGATAGGCGCGACCGAATGGCGATTCCCAGATCGCCCGCCGAAGCATCGCCCCGATCATGCGGCACCGTCCAGCAGTCGCTCCAGCTCGTCCAGCAGGGCAGTGAACGCATCCAGCGCGCGCTCGACCGGCGCAGCCGTTGTCATATCAACACCGGCATCACGGAGCAGGTCGAGCGAGTAGCGCGACGACCCGCCGGACAGGAACGCGCGGTAGCGCTGCCGGGCGGGCTCGCCCTCCTCGATGATCTGGCGCGAGAGCGCGACCGCTGCCGAGATGCCGGTCGCGTACTGATAAACGTAGAACGCGCGGTAGAAATGCGGAATGCGCGACCACTCGGCTGCCACATGCTCATCAACTGTGACATCCGGCCCGTAGTAGCGCGCGCAGAGGTCGGCGTAGTGCTGATCGAGCAGGTCCGGCGTCAGCGCCTCGCCGGCCTCAACCCGCTCGTGCGCCCAGCGCTCGAACTCGGCGAACATCGTCTGGCGGAAGAGCGTGCCGCGAATGTCCTCCAGCGCGTTGTTCACCAGATACATCTCGAACGCGCGGTCGCCGGTCTGCCGTCGCAGCGCATCGTTCATCAGCAGCTCGTTGACCGTCGACGCGACCTCAGCGACGAAGAGCGTGTAGTGGCTATAGGTGTACGGTTGTGTCGTGCTGGAGTAGTACGAGTGCATGGCGTGGCCGGACTCGTGGGCCAGTGTGAAGACATCGCGCAGCCGCCCGGACCAGTTCATCAGGATGAACGGGTGGACGCCGTAGACGCCCCACGAGTAGGCACCGCTCGACTTGCCGACGTTCTCGTAAACATCGACCCAGCGCGAATCGAAACCACCGGCCAGCGTTGCACGGTAGTCATCACCAAGCGAGCCGAGCGCACCGAGGACGGTATCGACGCCCTGCTGGTAGGTGAACTCGCGATCGACCTCCGGGACTATCGGCACGTACAGGTCGTAGACACCCAGCGAATCCAGCCCGAGGACCTTCTTGCGCAGGGCGATATAGCGATGCAGCACGTCGAGGCGGCTGTTCACCGTCTCGATGAGCGTGTCGTAGACCGTTACCGGGATGTTGTGCGGTGCAAGCGCCGCTTCGATCGACGATCCATAGTTGTGCACGCGCGCGTAGAACGCGTCCGCCTTGACGCTGGCCGCGTAGATCGCCGCCAGCGCGTTGCGGTGGTCGCGATACTCCTGATGGAGTTGTGCGAACGCCTGCTGCCGGACACTTCGCGTTCTGCTCTCCATCAGTCGCGAGTAGTTGCCCTTGGTGAGCACAACGTCGTTACCTGCCTCGTCGGTGACGGTGCCATAGCGCATGTCGGCATCATTAAGCATGTCGAAGATGTGGCCCGGTGCCATCGCCATCTCACCGGCGGCAGCCAGCAAGCGCTCCTGATCAGCGGACAGCACATGCGCACGCTGCCGCAAAAGATCTTCGAGGCCGTGGCGATATAGCTCAAGGTCCGGCTCGGCCGTCAAATAGGCATCAATCGTCCCGTCCGGCAGCGCCAGGATCTCCGGCTCGACGAACGAGTTAACCTCGCCGGCGTCGATGCTGAGCTTCACGGCGCGATCGTAGTTCGCGATCGCCCCCGCGTTGCTGTTGTCCTCGTCCTTGCGCAGTCCGGCCCAGCCGAAGATACGCCCAAGCCGTTCGCCCATCGAATCCTGCAGCCGCAGCACGGCCAGCAGTTGCCCCGCGCCGTCGCCAATCGTGCCCTGCAGCGCCGCCAGCCGCGGCATATCGGCGCGCACCTCGTCGATCGCAGCCAGCCAGGTCGCCTGATCGGGAAGATGGGCATGTCAGGTCCCAGGTGTCCTCAACCGGCACATCGGCCCGGCTTCGCAGTGTCGTTCCAACCATTCATTGGCTCCTGTGTGTGTGATCGTTGGGCAAATCAAGCTCGTCCTGTTCGCAGACTCGACCTCAGCACCGTGACGCATCGTCGTCTGCGGGAAGCTGCGGGCGTCGGCAGTAACTGGCGCGACCCGGCCGTGCCGGCAGCTAACGCTTCGCAAGCTCCATCAGGCGCGCAGTTTGCGCCTCAGGATCGAAATAGAGGCGTGGGATAATCATCGCGTTCGCGCCAAACAGGACAAATTCGTAAATTGGTTCGCCACCATGGCCCATCTGCGCGTGGATATCCTGCGGCGGATGCGGAATGATGGCAACGTCGCCGGTCTCCAGTACGCGCTCCTCGACCATCTCAACCTGAGCGTGTCCCTCACCATCGCCGCTGTCCAGGCGTCGCCAGACCTGATACTGGTCGCGCCCCTGGTAGACGCCGACGATCCCCCATGTGCCGTGATTGTGGATTGGCGTCATTCCCTCCGGACCAAAACGAGCGCGGACAAGCGTCAGACCAGACTCGTCTGTATATAGCGGCGTGGACTGCCGGCCGGTGTGGATATTCCCATTCACATCGACATGGTTCGCCAGCACCTCCGGCTCGCGGACGAACGTCGCCATCCGGTCGGCGATACGTTGCAGCCCGGCATCGTTCGAACCGTGCTCATCCAGAATCGTCTTCACATCGCCGATAAACGCATCGACGGAAGCCTGCATGCTCATTCGTGATCACCTTCCCGAGTCTGCGAGATTCTAGTCGGTCGTCGCTGGAAAGCCGTGGCGCAGCTCGTCCGCCGAGTAGCGCGAACGTGTCAGTGGTCCC
Proteins encoded in this window:
- a CDS encoding YjbE family putative metal transport protein (Members of this highly hydrophobic protein family,regularly are found preceded by the yybP-ykoY manganese riboswitch (see RF00080). A metal cation transport function is proposed.), translated to MTLALITGTLTIIIINILLSGDNAVVIAMASRRLPPRERRRAILAGGAGAIILRVLFTIIAGLLLQIPLLQAIGGVMLVWISWRLLRDEGDEQDIQAATTVWGAFQTIVIADLLMSLDNILAISGAAEGSLSLLIFGLVASMPIILFSSTLIARLMNRLPWLSLVGAIILTITAARMVIDDAVIDAHISHTHHAIVLVILAVAFTLVAVGPSLAARNWTTHAEHGNTPQPEA
- a CDS encoding methylated-DNA--[protein]-cysteine S-methyltransferase is translated as MIGAMLRRAIWESPFGRAYLLAGTDGLLRLEFRREQPDWWVNWAQRWVGRDAEIVDGPVAGADAVVEQSIAELDAYASGDVREFTTPLDPRGTPFQQAVWAAVRAVPYGQTRSYGQIADQIGRPKAVRATGAANGANPLSIYVPCHRIIGADGSLRDYGGGLEIKAALLEMEHAHAPAV
- the pepF gene encoding oligoendopeptidase F — protein: MPRLAALQGTIGDGAGQLLAVLRLQDSMGERLGRIFGWAGLRKDEDNSNAGAIANYDRAVKLSIDAGEVNSFVEPEILALPDGTIDAYLTAEPDLELYRHGLEDLLRQRAHVLSADQERLLAAAGEMAMAPGHIFDMLNDADMRYGTVTDEAGNDVVLTKGNYSRLMESRTRSVRQQAFAQLHQEYRDHRNALAAIYAASVKADAFYARVHNYGSSIEAALAPHNIPVTVYDTLIETVNSRLDVLHRYIALRKKVLGLDSLGVYDLYVPIVPEVDREFTYQQGVDTVLGALGSLGDDYRATLAGGFDSRWVDVYENVGKSSGAYSWGVYGVHPFILMNWSGRLRDVFTLAHESGHAMHSYYSSTTQPYTYSHYTLFVAEVASTVNELLMNDALRRQTGDRAFEMYLVNNALEDIRGTLFRQTMFAEFERWAHERVEAGEALTPDLLDQHYADLCARYYGPDVTVDEHVAAEWSRIPHFYRAFYVYQYATGISAAVALSRQIIEEGEPARQRYRAFLSGGSSRYSLDLLRDAGVDMTTAAPVERALDAFTALLDELERLLDGAA